A single window of Flavobacterium sp. 140616W15 DNA harbors:
- a CDS encoding UDP-N-acetylmuramoyl-L-alanyl-D-glutamate--2,6-diaminopimelate ligase — protein MNILKDILYKVAIESVTGSTDIAIHKIDFDSRKIEANDVFVAIRGTLSDGHDYIQKAIELGATAVICDTLPEVLVKEVTYIKVKDTNSALAFMAANYFDNPSEKIKLVGITGTNGKTTIASLLYQLFKKAGFKVGLLSTVKILVDETEYKATHTTPDSITINHYLNEMIEAGVMYCFMEVSSHGIHQKRTEALHFVGGIFTNLSHDHLDYHPTFAEYRDVKKSFFDSLPKTAFALSNIDDKNGPVMLQNTVATKRTYALKSYADYKAQILENQLSGLLLKINDNEVWVKLIGTFNAYNLLAIYGTAIELGIDSLEALRLLSDLESVSGRFQFIVSDSNITAIVDYAHTPDALENVLKTINDIRTKNEQLITVVGCGGNRDKTKRPIMAQIGSELSDKAIFTSDNPRNEDPETIISEMEKGVEPQNYKKTLAITDRKQAIKTACQLAQPNDIILIAGKGHETYQEVNGVRHDFDDMQIVKEILAQLNK, from the coding sequence GTGAATATATTAAAAGACATATTATACAAAGTAGCTATTGAATCGGTGACGGGTTCAACGGATATTGCTATTCATAAAATAGATTTTGATTCTAGAAAAATAGAAGCAAATGATGTTTTTGTTGCCATTCGTGGTACACTATCAGATGGTCATGATTATATTCAGAAAGCTATTGAACTTGGAGCAACTGCTGTTATTTGTGACACATTGCCAGAAGTTTTAGTAAAAGAAGTTACTTACATTAAAGTTAAAGACACTAATTCGGCTTTGGCTTTTATGGCTGCTAATTACTTTGATAATCCATCAGAGAAAATAAAATTAGTAGGTATTACAGGAACAAATGGTAAAACCACAATTGCTTCATTGTTGTACCAATTATTTAAAAAAGCAGGATTTAAAGTAGGATTGTTATCTACTGTAAAGATATTAGTCGACGAAACAGAATATAAAGCAACGCATACAACACCAGACTCTATTACAATTAATCATTATTTAAATGAAATGATTGAAGCTGGAGTTATGTATTGTTTTATGGAAGTTAGTTCACACGGAATTCATCAAAAACGTACTGAAGCCTTGCATTTTGTAGGTGGAATTTTTACAAATTTATCTCATGATCATTTGGATTATCATCCAACTTTTGCTGAGTACAGAGATGTGAAAAAATCATTTTTTGATTCATTACCAAAAACGGCATTTGCATTATCAAATATCGATGATAAAAATGGGCCAGTAATGTTGCAAAATACAGTTGCTACAAAACGTACTTATGCTTTAAAATCGTATGCTGATTATAAAGCGCAAATTTTAGAAAATCAATTATCAGGATTATTATTAAAAATTAATGATAATGAAGTTTGGGTAAAATTAATAGGAACATTTAATGCCTACAATCTATTAGCTATCTACGGAACGGCTATTGAGTTAGGGATTGATAGTCTTGAAGCGTTACGTTTATTATCAGATTTAGAAAGTGTTTCTGGGCGTTTTCAATTTATTGTATCAGATTCTAATATCACAGCAATTGTGGATTATGCACATACGCCAGATGCGTTAGAAAACGTATTGAAAACCATAAATGATATTCGTACTAAAAATGAGCAATTAATTACAGTTGTAGGTTGTGGTGGAAATAGAGATAAAACCAAGCGCCCTATTATGGCACAAATTGGATCAGAGTTAAGCGATAAAGCAATATTTACATCTGATAATCCTAGAAATGAAGATCCTGAAACTATAATTAGTGAGATGGAAAAAGGTGTTGAACCACAAAATTATAAAAAAACATTGGCAATTACAGATAGAAAACAGGCAATCAAAACAGCTTGTCAATTGGCACAGCCCAACGATATTATTTTAATAGCAGGTAAAGGACATGAAACGTATCAAGAAGTAAATGGCGTACGTCATGATTTTGATGATATGCAGATTGTAAAGGAAATTTTAGCACAACTAAACAAATAA
- the mraY gene encoding phospho-N-acetylmuramoyl-pentapeptide-transferase — protein sequence MLYYLFEYLDKTLDVPGTGVFQYITFRSALAFLLSLLLSTIYGKRIINFLRNQQVGETVRELGLAGQNEKAGTPTMGGLIIIFATLVPVLLFAKLQNIYIVLLIVTTLWMGVIGFVDDYIKIFKKDKQGLKGIFKVIGQVGLGLIVGSVLYFSPNVTVRTDIGTSEVYRVQSTTSVIVPALVEEKSTVTTIPFFKNNEFDYAELLAWTGEGYEKWAWLIFIPVVIFIITAVSNGANLTDGIDGLAAGTSAVSVLALGIFTFLSGNIIFSNYLNIMYIPNSGEMTVFISAFVGALIGFLWYNSYPASVFMGDTGSLTIGGIIAVLAIAVRKEMLIVLFCGIFLAESASVIIQVAYFKYTKKRFGEGRRVFLMSPLHHHYQKKGYHESKIVTRFWIVAIMLAILSIVTLKLR from the coding sequence ATGCTATACTATTTATTTGAATATTTAGACAAAACATTAGATGTGCCAGGAACAGGAGTTTTTCAGTACATTACTTTTAGATCAGCTTTAGCTTTCTTGCTTTCGTTGCTTTTATCAACAATCTACGGAAAGAGAATTATCAATTTCCTAAGAAATCAACAAGTTGGTGAAACCGTTCGTGAGCTTGGACTTGCAGGTCAAAATGAAAAAGCTGGTACGCCAACAATGGGAGGTTTAATTATCATATTTGCTACCCTTGTGCCTGTTTTGTTGTTTGCTAAACTGCAAAATATTTATATCGTATTGCTAATTGTAACCACGCTTTGGATGGGGGTAATTGGTTTTGTTGATGATTATATTAAGATTTTCAAAAAAGATAAACAAGGACTTAAAGGAATTTTTAAGGTTATAGGTCAAGTAGGTTTAGGTTTAATTGTAGGCTCAGTGCTTTATTTTAGTCCAAATGTTACAGTAAGAACAGACATTGGGACTAGTGAAGTATATAGAGTACAATCGACTACTAGTGTTATTGTTCCGGCATTAGTAGAAGAAAAGTCTACTGTAACAACAATTCCCTTTTTTAAAAATAATGAGTTTGATTATGCCGAGTTACTAGCTTGGACAGGTGAAGGGTATGAAAAATGGGCATGGTTAATTTTTATACCAGTTGTGATTTTTATTATTACAGCAGTTTCTAATGGAGCTAATTTAACTGATGGAATCGATGGTCTTGCAGCAGGAACTTCGGCAGTGTCTGTCCTTGCGCTGGGGATATTTACGTTTCTATCTGGAAATATTATTTTCTCGAATTACCTCAATATAATGTATATACCCAATTCGGGTGAGATGACCGTTTTTATCTCCGCCTTTGTAGGAGCATTAATTGGATTTCTCTGGTATAATTCTTATCCAGCATCTGTTTTTATGGGAGATACGGGAAGTTTAACAATAGGAGGAATCATAGCTGTTTTGGCAATTGCAGTTCGTAAAGAAATGCTGATTGTTTTATTCTGCGGTATTTTCTTAGCAGAAAGTGCTTCGGTAATTATTCAGGTGGCTTATTTTAAGTATACAAAAAAACGATTTGGTGAAGGACGAAGGGTTTTCCTGATGTCACCACTTCATCATCACTACCAGAAAAAAGGGTATCATGAAAGTAAAATTGTAACACGATTTTGGATTGTTGCAATCATGTTAGCCATATTGTCTATTGTAACATTAAAACTAAGATAA